A genomic segment from Actinoplanes sichuanensis encodes:
- a CDS encoding MerR family transcriptional regulator, whose protein sequence is MRVGELARRTGTTVRALRYYEETGLVVPRRLGNGYRDYDPIAERQVAQIRELMALGLTVEETRPFVESLANDDDVCAAAVATFRSTVTNLQARIGELTAQREALDARIDVAARQIVTGDPAGGAVDPAGLVGGRLPELEFYGTDGRPIRLHDLGPGRSVIFVYPLTGRPGVDLPRGLLEIHGARGAAPEHWMRDHHAELLAAGAARVYGLSAQSTGYQRELAHRLRLPYPLIPDPRLTLAAAAGLPTRTTGDLSVYQRLTLVVVDDLVEHVFHPIPDPASHALDVMRWLTQRR, encoded by the coding sequence ATGCGCGTGGGGGAACTGGCTCGACGGACCGGCACGACGGTTCGGGCGTTGCGTTACTACGAGGAGACCGGGCTGGTCGTGCCGCGGCGGCTCGGTAACGGGTATCGCGACTACGACCCGATCGCCGAGCGGCAGGTCGCGCAGATCCGGGAGCTGATGGCGCTGGGGTTGACGGTCGAGGAGACCCGCCCGTTCGTGGAGTCGCTGGCCAACGATGACGACGTGTGCGCGGCGGCGGTGGCGACGTTCCGGAGCACGGTGACGAACCTGCAGGCGCGGATCGGCGAGCTGACCGCCCAGCGGGAGGCGCTGGACGCGCGGATCGACGTCGCCGCCCGCCAGATCGTCACCGGTGATCCGGCCGGCGGTGCTGTCGATCCGGCCGGGCTGGTCGGCGGGCGGCTGCCTGAGCTGGAGTTCTACGGCACCGACGGCCGGCCGATCCGGCTGCACGATCTGGGGCCGGGGCGCAGCGTCATCTTCGTCTACCCGTTGACCGGGCGGCCGGGCGTCGACCTGCCCCGGGGGCTGCTGGAGATCCACGGGGCGCGGGGTGCCGCCCCGGAGCACTGGATGCGTGACCATCACGCCGAGTTGCTGGCCGCCGGCGCCGCCCGGGTGTACGGCCTGTCCGCCCAGTCGACCGGCTACCAGCGCGAACTGGCCCATCGGCTGCGTCTGCCGTACCCCCTGATCCCCGATCCGCGATTGACGCTGGCCGCCGCGGCCGGGCTGCCCACCCGGACCACCGGTGATCTCTCGGTTTATCAGCGGTTGACCCTGGTCGTCGTCGACGACCTGGTGGAGCACGTCTTCCACCCGATTCCGGACCCGGCGTCGCACGCGCTGGACGTGATGCGGTGGCTCACGCAGCGACGCTGA
- a CDS encoding ArsR/SmtB family transcription factor, whose translation MGESLLQRQGGGEAGRGEEREDGEWDDDRIRAELRALRPGRLTSSLLRPGLHAELIELLRWVWSVTPAADWPRRQRVLQADIVSRTALPAAHGWSGMIPTLGAKKKWLGDGRLQIDRYDLPERDLSRAEALLFVPVHSNGSWVAWTEPSRYAIIYPVTGALAPTGTTAVTGLARLIGANRARLLRSLDDPRSTTQLTALSGLPIGAVGNHLRVMLDAGLVLRRRAGREVLYWRTALGDQPAATGGQKPSARRVRA comes from the coding sequence TTGGGAGAGTCTCTCCTGCAGCGGCAGGGAGGCGGCGAAGCCGGCCGAGGCGAGGAACGCGAGGACGGCGAGTGGGACGACGACCGGATCCGGGCCGAGCTGCGTGCTCTCCGGCCGGGCCGGCTCACGTCGAGCCTGCTCCGGCCCGGTCTGCACGCCGAACTGATCGAGCTGCTGCGCTGGGTGTGGTCGGTGACGCCGGCCGCCGACTGGCCGCGCCGGCAGCGGGTGCTGCAGGCCGACATCGTGTCGCGCACCGCGCTGCCGGCCGCGCACGGCTGGTCCGGGATGATCCCCACCCTCGGCGCCAAGAAGAAGTGGCTCGGCGACGGGCGGCTCCAGATCGACCGCTACGACCTGCCCGAACGTGACCTGTCGCGGGCCGAGGCGCTGCTGTTCGTCCCGGTGCACAGCAACGGCTCGTGGGTGGCCTGGACCGAGCCGAGCCGCTACGCGATCATCTACCCGGTCACCGGCGCTCTCGCCCCCACCGGCACGACCGCCGTGACCGGGCTGGCCCGCCTGATCGGCGCGAACCGGGCCCGGCTGCTCCGGTCGCTCGACGACCCGCGCTCGACCACCCAGCTCACCGCCCTCTCCGGCCTGCCGATCGGTGCCGTCGGCAACCATCTGCGGGTGATGCTCGACGCCGGGCTGGTGCTGCGCCGGCGCGCCGGCCGCGAGGTGCTGTATTGGCGGACGGCGCTCGGCGACCAGCCGGCGGCCACCGGCGGTCAGAAGCCCTCGGCGCGGCGGGTGCGGGCGTAG
- a CDS encoding glycosyltransferase, whose amino-acid sequence MRIAHFCDSHPGRPDGVTRSTEMTVRLLRAAGHEVDLYRPGPLLRPGVRSVPVPFRQVRIGLPFTPHPADLVHAQTTGPIGMTGFRAAAAWRVPLVATWHTDLLAYADLFAEIPAGAAWCALRLKLGWSPREFLELTRPGRVRRLRLEALGRAMFARMAVAVAPSAKTAAGFAAFEPVAEIRVLPTPVTTVAAGPAPGGGGDVVLSVGRGTAEKNPELLLQAFTRLRAARPAARLILVGVQQQRRHLHRRITALGLNGHVEMHPPVPHERVTDFYRAADVLAFTSTTDTQSLVLAEAEAAGLPVVVADRALATRPGADDTTRLTCDPTPDAFAAALLRMLDDQALRAQTVRDGLAAAAAYTPSVFLNRLEAIYELALSVRAR is encoded by the coding sequence GTGAGGATCGCGCACTTCTGCGACAGCCACCCCGGACGCCCGGACGGCGTCACCCGTTCGACCGAGATGACGGTACGGCTCCTGCGCGCCGCCGGCCACGAGGTCGACCTCTACCGTCCGGGTCCGTTGCTGCGCCCCGGCGTCCGTTCGGTGCCGGTGCCGTTCCGGCAGGTCCGGATCGGGCTGCCGTTCACCCCCCACCCGGCCGACCTCGTCCACGCGCAGACCACCGGCCCGATCGGGATGACCGGGTTCCGCGCTGCCGCCGCCTGGCGGGTGCCACTGGTCGCCACCTGGCACACCGACCTGCTGGCGTACGCCGACCTGTTCGCCGAGATCCCGGCCGGCGCCGCCTGGTGCGCGCTGCGCCTGAAACTGGGCTGGTCACCGCGCGAATTCCTGGAGCTCACCAGGCCCGGCCGGGTGCGCCGGCTACGTCTGGAGGCCCTGGGCCGGGCCATGTTCGCCCGGATGGCGGTGGCGGTCGCCCCGTCGGCCAAGACCGCGGCCGGCTTCGCCGCATTCGAACCGGTCGCCGAGATCCGCGTCCTGCCGACCCCGGTCACCACCGTCGCGGCCGGTCCGGCACCCGGTGGCGGTGGCGACGTGGTGCTGTCGGTCGGCCGGGGCACCGCCGAGAAGAACCCGGAACTGCTGCTCCAGGCGTTCACCCGGCTGCGGGCCGCCCGCCCGGCGGCCCGGCTGATCCTGGTCGGCGTCCAGCAGCAGCGCCGCCACCTGCACCGGCGCATCACCGCGCTCGGTCTGAACGGGCACGTCGAGATGCACCCGCCGGTGCCGCACGAGCGGGTCACCGACTTCTACCGGGCCGCCGACGTGCTCGCGTTCACCTCGACCACCGACACGCAGAGCCTGGTGCTGGCCGAGGCCGAGGCGGCCGGGCTGCCGGTGGTGGTCGCCGACCGGGCCCTGGCGACCCGGCCGGGTGCCGACGACACCACCCGCCTCACCTGCGACCCGACCCCCGACGCGTTCGCCGCGGCCCTGCTGCGGATGCTCGACGACCAGGCGCTTCGGGCACAGACGGTCCGCGACGGCCTGGCGGCGGCCGCCGCGTACACCCCATCGGTCTTCCTGAATCGCCTCGAGGCGATCTACGAGCTGGCCCTGTCGGTCCGCGCCAGATAG